Proteins from a single region of Bos javanicus breed banteng chromosome 7, ARS-OSU_banteng_1.0, whole genome shotgun sequence:
- the LOC133250823 gene encoding 3-galactosyl-N-acetylglucosaminide 4-alpha-L-fucosyltransferase FUT3: MYPPGCAKVKCSWHHCLPGLLLQLLLALCFFSYLRMSQEKPKPKPMWVSELGAPSQATEGSSAHLPLRVLLWTWPFNRPVALSRCSELWPGTADCQLTVNRSEYPQADAVLVHHREVSHRPRMQLPPSPRPPGQRWVWFSMESPSNCLKLKDLDGYFNLTMSYRRDSDIFMPYGWLEPWPGQPVETLLNISAKTKLVAWVVSNWNKDSIRVKYYKLLKPHLQVDVYGRFHTPLPHALMAKKLSQYKFYLAFENSLHPDYITEKLWKNALQAWAVPVVLGPSRVNYEQFLPPKAFIHVEDFQSPKDLAQYLLALDKDYASYLNYFRWRETLRPRSFSWALMFCKACWKLQQEPRYQTVPSIASWFQ; encoded by the coding sequence ATGTATCCACCTGGTTGCGCCAAGGTGAAGTGTTCCTGGCACCACTGTCTTCCCGGGCTGTTGCTGCAGCTGCTTCTGGCTCTGTGCTTCTTCTCTTATCTGCGTATGTCTCAAGAGAAGCCCAAGCCCAAGCCCATGTGGGTCTCTGAACTGGGGGCCCCTTCCCAGGCCACTGAGGGGTCCTCCGCCCACCTGCCTCTGCGTGTCCTGCTGTGGACATGGCCATTCAACCGGCCAGTGGCTCTGTCCCGCTGCTCGGAGTTGTGGCCTGGCACAGCTGACTGCCAGCTGACCGTCAACCGAAGCGAGTACCCTCAAGCGGACGCTGTCCTCGTGCACCACCGGGAGGTCAGCCACCGGCCCCGGATGCAGCTCCCGCCTTCCCCGCGGCCCCCTGGCCAGCGCTGGGTTTGGTTCAGCATGGAATCACCCAGCAACTGCTTGAAACTGAAGGACCTAGATGGCTACTTCAACCTCACCATGTCCTACCGCCGGGACTCAGATATCTTCATGCCCTACGGCTGGCTCGAGCCGTGGCCCGGCCAGCCCGTGGAGACGCTGCTCAACATCTCGGCCAAGACCAAGTTGGTGGCCTGGGTGGTGTCCAACTGGAATAAAGACTCTATCAGGGTGAAATACTACAAGCTGCTGAAGCCACACCTCCAAGTGGACGTGTACGGACGCTTCCACACGCCACTGCCCCACGCGCTCATGGCCAAAAAGCTGTCCCAGTACAAGTTCTACCTGGCTTTTGAGAACTCCCTGCACCCCGACTACATCACAGAGAAGCTGTGGAAGAACGCCCTGCAGGCATGGGCCGTGCCAGTGGTCCTGGGACCCAGCCGGGTCAACTATGAACAGTTCCTGCCACCCAAAGCCTTCATCCACGTCGAAGACTTCCAGAGCCCCAAGGACCTGGCACAGTACTTGCTAGCACTGGACAAGGACTACGCCAGCTACCTGAACTACTTCCGCTGGCGGGAGACACTGCGGCCTCGGTCCTTCTCCTGGGCCCTGATGTTCTGTAAGGCCTGCTGGAAGCTGCAGCAGGAGCCCAGGTACCAGACGGTGCCCAGTATCGCGTCTTGGTTCCAGTGA